The DNA sequence CGTCACCGTGGCGGGCCTGCTGGCAGGCGCCGAGGGCCCGGGCCGGGACGCGGACGGGCAGTTCGCGCTGGACCTGCTCATCGTCCTGGACGCCCCGCAGCTGGACGTGGAGACGGCCGCCGCGCTGGTGGAGTCCGTCCCCGACGGCGCCCGCCTGGTGTTGTCCGGCGACCCGTCGGTGCTCGGCTCCGCCGGTCCCGGCCGGGTCTTCGCCGATGTGCTCGCGGCCCGCGCCTGCCCGCAGCTCGTCTCCCGGATCCCCGACAGGGGCCCGATCGGCGAGCTGGTCTCGGGCGTCGGCGTCGGCGAGCTGAACCAGGTCGACGCCCCCGGCAAGGAGGTCGTCATCGTCCCGGTCCGCGACGCCGGGGAGGCGGTGCACCGCACCGTACAGCTGGTCGCCGAGTCGGTGCCCCGCGCCTTCGGGATCCCGGCGGACGCCGTCCAGGTGATCACCCCGGGCCACGGCGGCCCGGCCGGCACCCGCGCGCTCAACGCGGCCCTCAAGGAGCGGCTGAACCCGGGCCCCGGCCGGTTCGGCGGCTTCGACCCCGGTGACCGGGTCGTCCACGTGCCCTCCGCCGGGCGGGCGCTGCCGGCCCGTGTGGTGTCGGCCGACGCACAGGGGCTGCACCTGGCCGGAGCCGCGGGCGCGCGGATCGTCGTACCGAAGGAGCGGGTGGAGTCGCAGGTGCGGCACGGCTGGGCCGTGACGGCGCACCAGGCCGTCGGCTCGCGCTGGCCCGCGGCGGTCGTCGTCCTGCCCGGGGACGCGGCTCAGGCCCTGTCGCGGGACTGGGTCTACACGGCTTTCGGCCGGGCCGAGCGTCACCTGTCGGTGGTGCACGGAGTGGACCAGGCGCTGCCGCGTGCGGTCGCGGAAGTACCGGCGAAGCCCCGTACGACCCGGCTGGCGGGTCTACTGCGGGCGCTCGTGGCGTCCGCGACGGCGGAGCCCCTCTGACGGACGTACCGCGGCCCCCGTCCCGGGTGGGACGGGGGCCGCGGTGCGTTCCGTACGAGGTGTCGCGCGGGTCGGGGCCAGACCGGGGTCAGGCCGGGGTCAGGCCCCGCTCGGCCGGCGCGCCGTCCTCGGCCCCCTCGCCGCCTTCGGCGTCCTCCGCGTACTCGTCGTCTTCGTCTTCCCCGTCGAAGACCGAGCTGACGTCGAACCGGTGCATCACGTCCTGCGGGTCGATGTGGGCGAAGGGCGTGCCGAGCCACTCCCCCGGTTCGGCGACCTCTTCCGAAGCGGCGATCCACAGCGTGGAGTCGCCCTCCTCCAGACCGAAGTCCTTGGCGCGGGAGGCGATTTCGTCCGGCTCGTACTCGCCGAAGAGAACGCCGAGCGCGTCGGCGGTGCCGCCGTCGTGGTCGAGTTCGGCTTCGCGGTCGTGCGCGACGACGCGTTCGGCCTGGGCGATCAGGCGCGCCGGCTCGACGACGGCGTAGTCGCGGCGGATGAGCACGCTGAAGGCGGCGGGTTCGGCGGGGCCGGTGTACGGGAGCCCGTCCTCGGGAGTGGGGATCTCGAACGGGGTGACCTCGTCGTAGCGGTCGTAGAGGAGCTCGTCGTACTCCTCGGCGGCGGCGGCGAGTTCGTTGAACGCGGCGTAGACGTCCGGATCATCGTCCCCGATCCTGCTCTCGACCGCGGCGAGGTGACGGTCGAGCGCGGCCTTGACCGCCTCGGCGGCGGCGCGTACCTCGGCAACAGTGGGCAGAGCGGCATCAGACATAGTGCAGACGCTATCCGTAGCGGGGCTCTCGCGGCACAATAGATGCGATGCCGGAATACGAATTTGTCGACTTGTACGTGCCCCGCGGGGTTCCACGTCAGGAAACGACCCGCCTGCTGACAGAACACGCCGAGTACGGGCATTGGGAGCTCGACCGGCTGACCCTGCTTCGGGACGGCAGTCGCCGCGTGCGACTGCGCCGCCGGATCATCCGCCAGGTCCGCGCGACCTGGTGACGCGGGCCCCTGGGGCGGGGCCCGCGTCCTGAGGAACCGTCAGGCCGCGCTGCGTGCCCGGCGGTAGAGCACGGCGCCGGCCAGCAGCATGCCCGCGGCCAGGGGCACCCCGGCGGTGAGGACGTCACCGGAACCCGTGGCGGCGAGTCCCCCGGCGGGGGTTGCACCAGTCCCGCTACCCGCCCCCGTCCCGGGGCCGGCTCCCTGGGCGGGGTGCGTCACCGGGGTCGCCGAGCCGGCGCCGGGACCCGTTCCGGGGCCCGCACCGGGGCCGGGCCCGGCGGGAGTACCGGGCTGCTGCCCGGTACCCGGACCGACGGGGGTGCCGGGGCCGCCCGGGTTGCCGTGGTCACCAGGACCGCCGGGGCCACCGGGGTTGCCGTGGTCACCGGGGTTGCCCGGATTCCCGTGATCCCCCGGACCGCCCGGATTCCCGTGGTCGCCCGGACCGCCCGGGTGGTCCGGGTGCCCCGGGCCGGTGTCCTCGTCGCACGGTTCGTGCGGGTTGCCTGGGTGTTCGGGGTGTTCGGGGTGGTCCGGGTGCTGAGGGTGTTGTGGGTGCTGCGGATGTCCGGGCCGGCCCGGGAGGTTCGCGCAGCGGTTTCCGAAGGCCGGATTCAGGGCCCCCACCACCGTCACCGTGTTCCCGCAGGCGTTCAGCGGTGCGTCCACGGGTGCCTCGAGGGCGTTCCCGGACAGCAGTCCCGGTGAGTGTGCGGCGCGGCCGGAGGCGCCGGAGTCCGCGTGCGCGTAGCCCCCTCCGAGCGCGAGCAGACCCCCCGCGGCCGCCATGGTGATCAAGGTCTTCTTGCCGGTGACCTGTACCTGTCGTCGCATCTGTACTTCGTCCCCTGGTGTGTGCGTCGTGCACGCGCACGCACGTGCACGCCCGATCGGCGCACCGGCCGCACAGGCTCCCCCGCCTGGCGCGCCGAAAAGATCGTCATCGGGCCCGTAAAGCCCGGCAGCCCCGGAGCGCTGGAATGCGCTCCGGGGCCGAGTACTTCAGATACGTCAGGCGTTGACGCAGGTGTTGCCGAAAGCCGGGTTCAGCAGGCCGATCACGGAGATCGTGTTACCGCAGACGTTCACGGGAACGTGGACCGGAACCTGGACGACGTTGCCGGACAGGACACCGGGGGAGCCGATGGCCGCACCCTGGGCACCCGCGTCGGCGACAGCCAGACCCGCACCCGCGAGAACCAGACCACCGGTGACAGCCGCAGCGGCGGCAACCTTCTTGAACATTGTTCCTCCTAGTAGGCAAGCGCGGTCCCAGCCGCGGACCGCACCACCTGTAACGAGGAGGGATCACCGGGGCTACGAGCGTATGAGCGCATTCACTCTTCTCAGTGGATTCCGCACACCTTCCCGATTCCCGGGCGTTAGCTACGCCCGTTCCGCTCCCGGACCGCTCCCGGCGGCCTCAGGACTCGTCGATGAACCGGTCGAGCACCCGCACACCGAACTTCAGACCCTCCACCGGCACCCGCTCGTCCACGCCGTGGAACATCCCGGCGAAGTCCAGCTCCGGCGGAAGCTGGAGCGGCGCGAAGCCGAAGCAGCGGATGCCGAGGTCGTCGAAGGACTTGGCGTCCGTACCGCCGGAGAGCATGTACGGGACCGCGCGAGCGATCGGGTCGTGCGCCTTCAGGGCGGTCTGCATGGCGTCGACGAGCTTGCCGTCGAAGCCCGTCTCCAGCGCCTTGTCCGCGTGGACGTCCTCCCGCTTCACGCGCGGCCCGAGGATCCGGTCGAGGTCGGCGAAGAACTCGTCCTCGTAGCCCGGCAGGAAGCGGCCGTCCACGTGGGCGGTGGCCTGGCCGGGGATGACGTTGACCTTGTAGCCGGCGCCGAGCATCGTCGGGGCGGCGGAGTTGCGCAGGGTCGCGCCGACCATCTTGGCGATGCCGCCCAGCTTGGCGAGCGTGGCGTCCATGTCGTCCGGGTCGAGCGGGGTGCCCAGCGCGTCCGAGAGCTCGTCCAGGAAGTGCCGGACCGTCTTGGTGACCCGTACCGGCCAGGTGTGGCGGCCCAGGCGCCCCACGGCCTCGCAGAGCTCGGTGATGGCGTTGTCGTTGTTGGTCATCGACCCGTGGCCCGCGGTGCCCTCCACCGTCAGACGCATCCAGTGCATGCCCTTCTGGGCCGTCTCCACCAGGTACAGCCGCAGGTTCTCGTTCACGGTGAAGGAGAAGCCGCCGACCTCGCCGATCGCCTCGGTCACGCCCTCGAAGAGGTCGGGGTGCTTGTCGACGAGGTACCGGGCGCCGTAGGTGCCGCCCGCCTCCTCGTCGGCGAGGAAGGCCAGCACGATGTCGCGCGGGGGCTTGCGGCCGCTGCGCATGCGGTCGCGTACGACGGCCAGCGTCATCGCGTCCATGTCCTTCATGTCGACCGCGCCGCGGCCCCAGACGCATCCGTCGGCGATCTCGCCGGCGAAGGGGTCGTAGGTCCAGTCGGCGGCGTTGGCCGGGACCACGTCGGTGTGCCCGTGGATCAGCAGGGCCGGCCGTGAGGGGTCCTCGCCCTCGATCCGCGCCACGGTCGAGGCGCGCCCCTTGTGCGATTCGAAGATCTTCGGCTCCAGCCCGACCTCGGCGAGCTGCTCCGCGACCCACTCGGCCGCCTTGCGCTCACCTGGCCCGGAGTGGTCCCCGTAGTTGCTGGTGTCGATCCGGATGAGGTCCCGGCAGAGGTCGACGACCTCGTCCTCGCCGGAGACGGTCCTGCCCGCGCCCGATTCGCTCACGCTGCTTCCTCCCACTGATCAGTACCGAACTGACTCCATCCTCGCGCTCCGGGCCGCTTCCCCCAAGGGCGATCCCCGGCCGTCGGGGGGTGTGATCGAGGACCCCGGATTGTTTGGTAATGTTTTCCACGTCGGAACGGCCCGCGAGGGACGCGAGACAGACACCTTGTCCGGGTGGCGGAATGGCAGACGCGCTAGCTTGAGGTGCTAGTGCCCTTTATCGGGCGTGGGGGTTCAAGTCCCCCCTCGGACACCAAGCGAAAACCCCACTTCACGTGGGGTTTTCTGCGTTTGGGGAGCATCGCGCGGCGAGCGGTGCAGGGCGAGTACGGGATATTCTGGGCCGGTGAACGAGAACCTTCCCCCCTGTCCGAAATGCTCCTGTGAGTACACCTACGAGATGAACGCGCTCGTGGTGTGCCCCGAGTGCGGTCACGAGTGGGTGCCCGCCGAGAGCGACGCCGAGACCGGCGGGGACGCCGGCGAGCAGGTCGTGAAGGACGCCGTCGGGAACGTGCTGACCGACGGCGACACCGTGACCGTCGTCAAGGCGCTCAAGGTCAAGGGCAGCCCCTCGGGGATCAAGGCCGGTACCAAGGTGCGCAACATCCGGCTGATCGACGGGGTCGACGGGCACGACATCGACTGCAAGATCGACGGCTTCGGCGCCATGCAGCTGAAGTCCAGCGTGGTCAAGAAGGCCTGAACACCGCTCCACACGCGAAGACGCGAAGAGGGGCCCCGCCGTTGGCGGGGCCCCTCTTCGTGCGTCCGGTACGGGTCAGCCGCGCGGGGCGGGGATCACGGGGCCGGCCGACCCCGACCCCGACTCCGCCTCCGACTCCGCCACCTGGTCGAGACGGAAGGCCTCGTTGCCCAGACCGATGCGGGCGTGCACCGCGGGGCGGGCGGAGCGCAGGAAGAACCCGTACGCCAGTCCCACGACGGCGGCGGCGGCGATGATGCCGGGCAGGACCCAGCTCAGCGCGGAGCCCTCCGCGGCGCCGACCAGGACCCCGAAGTCCTTGACCGTGTAGACGGCGATGGCGAGCAGCGCGAGGCCTGCGAGGCCCGCCGCGCCGAGCCGCCAGAGCTGGGCGCCGGCGGTGCCGCGGCGGACGAAGAAGGCGATGACCGCGAAGGAGGCGGTGGCCATGAGGAGGGTCACGCCGAGGGCGCCGACGCTGCCCATCCAGGTGAACAGGTGCAGGACGGGCACGGTGGGGTCACCGGCCGGGGTGTCGTCGGTGAAGGCGAAGGCCAGGACGACCAGGACGGAGACCACGGTCTGCAGGAGCGAGCCGGTGGCGGGCGCGCCGGTGCCGGCGTTGGTGCGGCCGAAGGCGGCCGGCAGCAGGCCCTCGCGGCCCATCGCGAAGGCGTAGCGGGAGACGACGTTGTGGAAGCTGAGCATCGCCGCGAACATGCCGGTCACGAAGAGGATGTGCAGGACGTCGGTGAAGGTGGCGCCCAGGCGGCTCTCGGTGAGCTGGAAGAGCAGTCCGGGGCCTGCCTCCGCGGAGGCCTTGACCACCTCGCCGGGGCCGGTGGCGACGGTGAGGGCCCAGGCGCTGAAGGCGAAGAAGAGGGCGACGAAGCCGACGCCCAGGAACATCACCCGGGAGACGACGATGTGCGGCCTGCTGGTCTCCTCGGCGTACACCGGGGACTGCTCGAAGCCGACGAAGGCGGCGATGCAGAAGCACAGGGCGGTGCCGAGACCGGCGCCGGTCAGGGTCGCGGGGTCGAAGGCGTGCAGCGAGAGGCCGTCGGGGCCCGGCTTGCCGAGGGCGGCGACGTCGAAGACGACGACGAGGAGGACCTCGATGAGCAGGAGGACTCCGAGGACCTTGGCGTTCAGGTCGATCTTGAGCCAGCCGAGGGCTCCGGTGAGGGCGACGGCGGCCAGGGCCGGTATCCACCAGGCGAGTTCGGTGTCGAGGTAGGTGGCGAAGAGGCCGGAGATCTCGAAGCCGAGGATGCCGTAGACGCCGACCTGCATGGCGCTGTAGGCGACGAGGGCGACGAGCGAGGCGCCGGCGCCCGCGGTGGGGCCGAGTCCGCGCGCGATGTAGGCGTAGAAGGCGCCGGCGTTGTGGACGTGCCGGCTCATCTCGGCGTAGCCGACGCTGAAGAGGGCGAGGACGGCGCCGAGGATCACGAAGAGCAGGGGCTGTCCGGCGATGCCCATGACCCCGAAGATGGTGGGCATGACGCCCGCGACGACCATCAGGGGCGCGCTCGCGGCGAGTACGGAGAGCAGCAGGCCGGCGGTGCCGAGGCGGTCGGCGCGCAGGGCGCGGTCCTGACCCTTGTACGTACGGATCTCGGCCTGGCCGGCCGGATCGGTGAGCGTGGTGGATCTGCCCGTCGGCATGGCGGGGGTCCTTTCGGGGCGGGGACTGAGCGGTTCTGGCTGAGCGGTACTTGCCGAGCTGTTCTGGCTAAGCGGTACTTGCCGGGCTGTGGCGGCCGGGCCGGGGTCAGGCGGTGCCGAGCGCGGCGCTGCGTGCGGCGAGGAAGGCCTTGTGCGGGTCGAGGTCCGGGTAGGACCACGGGGCCTGGGTGGCGTGGCTGCCGATGCGCTGGAAGAGCGCGGCGGCCTCGGCGGGGCGGCCCTCGCAGAGCTTGGCGTGGGCGAGGAAGTTGAGGTCCACCCGGTTGCGGGGGTGGTCCTCGCGCTCCCATTCGAGCCACCAGTCGAAGGCGGAGCGCAGCACGTGGCGGGCGCGGCGGCCGGACCAGTGCTCGGCTCCGGCGCCCGGGACGCGGCCCTGCCCGGCGGCGAGGACGCGGTAGCGCTCGGCGTGGGCGATGACGGGAAGGACGGCGAGCGGGGAGTCGGCCGGGGATTCCTCGGCGGCCCAGGCGGCGAAGTCGTAGACCTCGTGGAGCGGGTCGCGGCCGGCGGCGGGGGCCCGTTCGGCCAGTCGGGAGACCATCAGGTGGTGGGCGTGGTGGTGCTCGCGGTGGCGGGCCCGGACCTGGTCGAAGTGACGG is a window from the Streptomyces sp. NBC_01244 genome containing:
- a CDS encoding DUF5703 family protein: MPEYEFVDLYVPRGVPRQETTRLLTEHAEYGHWELDRLTLLRDGSRRVRLRRRIIRQVRATW
- a CDS encoding M20/M25/M40 family metallo-hydrolase produces the protein MSESGAGRTVSGEDEVVDLCRDLIRIDTSNYGDHSGPGERKAAEWVAEQLAEVGLEPKIFESHKGRASTVARIEGEDPSRPALLIHGHTDVVPANAADWTYDPFAGEIADGCVWGRGAVDMKDMDAMTLAVVRDRMRSGRKPPRDIVLAFLADEEAGGTYGARYLVDKHPDLFEGVTEAIGEVGGFSFTVNENLRLYLVETAQKGMHWMRLTVEGTAGHGSMTNNDNAITELCEAVGRLGRHTWPVRVTKTVRHFLDELSDALGTPLDPDDMDATLAKLGGIAKMVGATLRNSAAPTMLGAGYKVNVIPGQATAHVDGRFLPGYEDEFFADLDRILGPRVKREDVHADKALETGFDGKLVDAMQTALKAHDPIARAVPYMLSGGTDAKSFDDLGIRCFGFAPLQLPPELDFAGMFHGVDERVPVEGLKFGVRVLDRFIDES
- a CDS encoding chaplin — encoded protein: MRRQVQVTGKKTLITMAAAGGLLALGGGYAHADSGASGRAAHSPGLLSGNALEAPVDAPLNACGNTVTVVGALNPAFGNRCANLPGRPGHPQHPQHPQHPDHPEHPEHPGNPHEPCDEDTGPGHPDHPGGPGDHGNPGGPGDHGNPGNPGDHGNPGGPGGPGDHGNPGGPGTPVGPGTGQQPGTPAGPGPGAGPGTGPGAGSATPVTHPAQGAGPGTGAGSGTGATPAGGLAATGSGDVLTAGVPLAAGMLLAGAVLYRRARSAA
- a CDS encoding APC family permease; this encodes MPTGRSTTLTDPAGQAEIRTYKGQDRALRADRLGTAGLLLSVLAASAPLMVVAGVMPTIFGVMGIAGQPLLFVILGAVLALFSVGYAEMSRHVHNAGAFYAYIARGLGPTAGAGASLVALVAYSAMQVGVYGILGFEISGLFATYLDTELAWWIPALAAVALTGALGWLKIDLNAKVLGVLLLIEVLLVVVFDVAALGKPGPDGLSLHAFDPATLTGAGLGTALCFCIAAFVGFEQSPVYAEETSRPHIVVSRVMFLGVGFVALFFAFSAWALTVATGPGEVVKASAEAGPGLLFQLTESRLGATFTDVLHILFVTGMFAAMLSFHNVVSRYAFAMGREGLLPAAFGRTNAGTGAPATGSLLQTVVSVLVVLAFAFTDDTPAGDPTVPVLHLFTWMGSVGALGVTLLMATASFAVIAFFVRRGTAGAQLWRLGAAGLAGLALLAIAVYTVKDFGVLVGAAEGSALSWVLPGIIAAAAVVGLAYGFFLRSARPAVHARIGLGNEAFRLDQVAESEAESGSGSAGPVIPAPRG
- the chpH gene encoding chaplin ChpH — translated: MFKKVAAAAAVTGGLVLAGAGLAVADAGAQGAAIGSPGVLSGNVVQVPVHVPVNVCGNTISVIGLLNPAFGNTCVNA
- a CDS encoding zinc ribbon domain-containing protein YjdM; translated protein: MNENLPPCPKCSCEYTYEMNALVVCPECGHEWVPAESDAETGGDAGEQVVKDAVGNVLTDGDTVTVVKALKVKGSPSGIKAGTKVRNIRLIDGVDGHDIDCKIDGFGAMQLKSSVVKKA